One segment of Paraburkholderia bonniea DNA contains the following:
- a CDS encoding response regulator transcription factor — protein MKWIGMADDHPVIMDALESTLTETRAFAVAFKVRTGEQLLEALRTQHCDFAITDYSMTQGAPGGDGLALIERVLRQFPHVKLIVFTMLSNPALCGQLAKLGVHGIVSKNDERGEILAALRAIEAGHAAPYCSPSVRGWLAAQPSGNAANNLQPTLSQREVDVVRLFAQGETLDEIAGNLKRAKSTVATHKQNAMQKLGITNNADLICYAYEIGIV, from the coding sequence ATGAAGTGGATCGGCATGGCTGACGATCATCCCGTCATCATGGACGCGCTTGAATCGACTCTCACGGAAACACGCGCTTTCGCTGTCGCGTTCAAGGTCCGGACAGGCGAGCAGCTCCTCGAAGCACTACGCACCCAGCACTGTGATTTCGCTATCACCGATTACTCGATGACCCAAGGCGCACCCGGCGGCGATGGCCTCGCGCTCATCGAACGGGTGCTGCGGCAATTCCCCCACGTCAAATTAATCGTGTTCACGATGTTGTCCAATCCCGCGCTGTGCGGCCAACTGGCGAAGCTGGGAGTGCATGGCATCGTCAGCAAAAACGACGAGCGCGGTGAAATTCTCGCGGCCTTGCGTGCCATCGAAGCCGGTCACGCCGCGCCTTACTGCTCTCCCAGTGTGCGCGGCTGGCTTGCGGCGCAACCGTCTGGCAATGCTGCGAACAACCTCCAGCCCACACTCAGCCAACGCGAAGTAGACGTCGTGCGCCTGTTCGCCCAGGGCGAAACGCTCGACGAAATCGCCGGCAACCTGAAACGGGCCAAAAGCACCGTCGCCACCCACAAACAAAATGCGATGCAAAAACTCGGCATCACGAACAATGCCGATCTGATCTGCTACGCGTATGAGATCGGCATTGTGTAA
- a CDS encoding ATP-binding protein, whose protein sequence is MRSALCNCWRWAFACIVWTCLLLPPGAAHASADPTLATGLLRPVGQGATTRFPANLSPGDNAWLKRHGAIVVGMWGDDYAPLQFRSSNETVEGITAEYLLLLGNALQTPVQIRWFASRAEAFAALRAQDVDALSLLGPLAESERDASVRATYLRAPLAVVRRAGPALPSNDVLKGHGVQQGDLALQSGSAPLSSRRSLYKALEAVSLGHADYYLGDLVSAAYYIEQGMFLNLRVARTESSTTHFALVFSAGRPALAHVLEAGLDAIPPWMRVNILRRWVASAAQDMENGKLSLTLAERRWIDTHPVVRVSVDAANAPYTFIDSAGEFVGMYADLLKLISRRTGLRFEIVPRDTVAAIEADLRAHRTSLVTTLIPTVERRHFLSFTTAIEPMAWAIVTRRADQSVSGLDSLNGKQLALTRGHGMTDLIRTLYPGIKVVSMRTATDALDLVARGRADATLLSMAGASYAIERYFDGRLHIAATSLNGPDLARFGVSSQQPELLGILNKSLLSIAPSERAGLASKWLVNINYPTGTWDSLRRSVFRWLPWIFGALALIIGWNSLLQYQIRRRKQLESELRIARDVAERANREKTDFLAVMSHEIRTPMSAVIGLLEMAHRSARAGVTDAQPLALAEASARGLLDLVGDLLDLSKIEAGELTLTPRAVNLRALLADISALFTHAAQAKGLHLRHSIAAEVPEWVWLDPVRMRQIVANLLSNAVKFTEKGSITLTARLEHTATTEAAMLLITVSDTGHGIAASELPLVFEPFHQASSPAAHMGTGLGLVIVKRLVFLMNGLIALTSEPGCGTEASVTLPCLAVKGEEQPQAQLWFAQTPLRILAVDDHPINLRILSDQLNWLGYHPIAAVNASEALQQIALGVDLILTDCNMPVTSGIELTQQIRAAEATHRQRHCPVIGLTANALPEAREACLAAGMDDVLVKPLDLAQISRVLAHWFPGQVTRHQAQSLALTSMAMPSPSTSAMPAGLAESLREDGLALRHAVSAEKWQVVADLSHRIRGVVSCTLADPDLDQACLVLEMQASRSLPARAAITAQLHRVTALLALYVANEITNEAANEVAPEAAPAATPATPLASPLSPPASPHALQLSNMFDGVAETKSS, encoded by the coding sequence ATGAGATCGGCATTGTGTAACTGCTGGCGCTGGGCCTTCGCCTGCATTGTCTGGACCTGTCTGCTGCTGCCCCCCGGTGCCGCTCACGCCAGCGCCGACCCTACCCTCGCCACAGGCCTGTTACGCCCCGTCGGCCAGGGTGCCACCACTCGCTTCCCCGCCAACCTCTCGCCCGGCGACAACGCCTGGCTAAAACGCCATGGCGCCATCGTCGTTGGCATGTGGGGTGACGACTACGCGCCGCTGCAATTTCGCTCCAGTAACGAAACCGTTGAGGGCATCACCGCCGAATATCTGCTGCTGCTCGGCAATGCGCTGCAAACACCCGTGCAGATTCGCTGGTTTGCCAGCCGCGCTGAGGCGTTCGCCGCGCTTCGCGCACAAGATGTCGATGCGCTCAGCCTGCTTGGGCCGCTCGCTGAATCCGAGCGCGACGCATCGGTCCGTGCAACCTATCTGCGAGCGCCACTTGCCGTGGTGCGCCGCGCGGGCCCCGCACTCCCAAGCAACGATGTACTAAAAGGCCATGGCGTGCAGCAAGGCGACCTGGCACTACAGTCAGGCAGCGCGCCGCTAAGCTCCCGGCGCTCGCTCTACAAGGCGCTCGAAGCGGTGTCACTCGGGCATGCCGATTACTACCTGGGCGATTTAGTCTCCGCTGCCTATTACATCGAACAGGGCATGTTCCTGAACCTGCGGGTAGCCCGCACGGAGTCCAGCACCACACACTTTGCGCTGGTGTTCAGCGCCGGACGTCCGGCGCTCGCGCATGTTCTTGAGGCTGGCCTCGATGCCATTCCGCCGTGGATGCGGGTCAACATCCTGCGGCGCTGGGTCGCCAGCGCCGCGCAAGACATGGAGAACGGCAAGCTCTCCCTCACCCTCGCCGAACGCCGCTGGATTGACACGCATCCAGTCGTGCGCGTGAGTGTCGATGCGGCCAATGCCCCCTACACCTTTATCGATTCGGCAGGTGAATTCGTCGGGATGTATGCCGACTTGCTCAAGCTCATCAGCCGTCGCACCGGCCTGCGCTTCGAGATCGTCCCGCGCGACACCGTGGCCGCCATCGAAGCCGACCTGCGAGCCCACCGCACCAGCCTTGTCACCACGCTGATCCCCACAGTCGAACGCCGTCACTTTCTGTCATTCACCACCGCCATTGAACCGATGGCCTGGGCCATCGTCACGCGCCGCGCGGACCAGTCGGTCAGCGGGCTCGACAGCCTCAACGGCAAACAGCTAGCGCTCACCCGGGGGCATGGCATGACAGATCTGATCCGCACGCTTTACCCTGGCATCAAGGTCGTCTCGATGCGCACGGCCACCGATGCGCTAGATCTCGTCGCGCGCGGCCGTGCCGATGCCACGCTGCTCAGCATGGCCGGTGCCAGCTATGCGATCGAGCGATACTTCGACGGCCGTCTGCACATTGCCGCCACCTCTCTCAATGGCCCGGATCTGGCCCGCTTTGGTGTATCCAGCCAGCAGCCTGAACTACTAGGCATCCTTAACAAATCATTACTGTCGATAGCACCGTCCGAGCGCGCCGGGCTCGCGTCTAAATGGCTGGTGAATATCAACTACCCCACCGGCACGTGGGACAGCTTGCGGCGTTCGGTGTTTCGCTGGCTGCCATGGATCTTCGGCGCGCTGGCGCTGATCATCGGCTGGAACAGCTTGCTGCAGTACCAGATTCGCCGCCGCAAACAACTGGAAAGCGAATTACGCATCGCGCGCGATGTCGCCGAACGCGCCAACCGGGAGAAAACCGATTTTCTGGCCGTGATGAGCCACGAGATCCGCACCCCCATGAGCGCAGTAATCGGTCTGCTGGAAATGGCGCACCGGAGCGCCCGTGCAGGTGTTACAGATGCACAGCCGCTCGCGCTGGCGGAAGCCTCCGCGCGCGGCCTGCTCGATCTGGTGGGTGATCTGCTCGATCTGAGCAAAATCGAAGCGGGCGAGCTGACACTCACACCACGTGCGGTCAATCTGCGCGCACTGCTAGCCGATATCAGCGCGCTCTTCACTCACGCGGCTCAAGCCAAAGGCCTGCATCTGCGGCACAGCATCGCGGCAGAGGTGCCCGAATGGGTTTGGCTTGATCCAGTACGGATGCGCCAGATCGTCGCCAATCTGCTTTCGAATGCGGTCAAGTTCACCGAAAAAGGCAGCATCACGCTAACGGCCCGCCTTGAGCACACGGCCACCACTGAAGCGGCGATGCTGCTCATCACGGTCAGCGACACGGGCCACGGCATTGCCGCCAGCGAACTTCCGCTGGTCTTCGAGCCGTTTCATCAGGCATCTTCGCCCGCTGCGCATATGGGCACCGGGTTAGGCCTCGTCATTGTCAAACGTCTGGTTTTCCTGATGAATGGGCTGATCGCACTTACCAGCGAGCCCGGTTGCGGCACCGAGGCGAGCGTCACGCTGCCTTGCCTGGCAGTCAAAGGCGAGGAGCAACCCCAGGCGCAGCTCTGGTTCGCCCAAACCCCGCTGCGCATCCTCGCCGTGGACGATCATCCGATCAACCTGCGCATTTTGTCCGACCAGCTCAACTGGCTTGGCTATCACCCCATCGCAGCCGTCAATGCCAGCGAAGCACTCCAGCAGATCGCGCTAGGCGTGGATCTGATCCTGACTGACTGCAATATGCCCGTCACTTCAGGCATCGAACTGACCCAGCAGATTCGCGCGGCTGAAGCCACTCACCGGCAGCGCCATTGCCCCGTGATCGGCCTCACCGCCAATGCCCTGCCCGAAGCCCGCGAAGCCTGTCTCGCCGCAGGCATGGACGACGTGCTCGTGAAGCCACTCGATCTGGCACAAATCAGCCGCGTGCTGGCGCACTGGTTTCCGGGGCAAGTCACCAGGCATCAAGCGCAAAGCCTTGCGCTCACCTCGATGGCCATGCCCTCACCCTCAACCAGCGCCATGCCAGCAGGCCTAGCCGAAAGCCTGCGCGAAGACGGCCTCGCGTTGCGCCATGCCGTCAGCGCCGAAAAATGGCAAGTGGTGGCCGATCTGTCGCATCGCATTCGTGGTGTCGTGAGTTGCACACTGGCCGACCCCGATCTTGATCAGGCTTGCCTGGTTCTTGAAATGCAGGCGTCACGCAGCTTGCCAGCACGTGCAGCCATCACCGCGCAACTGCACCGCGTAACGGCCTTGCTGGCGCTTTATGTAGCAAATGAGATAACAAATGAGGCCGCAAATGAAGTAGCACCTGAAGCGGCCCCAGCAGCCACACCCGCAACACCGCTTGCCAGCCCCCTTTCACCTCCCGCCTCACCCCATGCGCTTCAACTCTCGAATATGTTCGATGGCGTAGCAGAAACGAAATCGTCATAG
- a CDS encoding DUF1090 family protein, translated as MKKIIIAAIAPIVMLGASSAFANTQDCATRANAIQAQIQAAQQYGNTNRVAALQNALAQVKANCTNAGQSDRANNRVQDKQRNVRKAQDEVRQAESKLREAQARGDARRIQQAQSKLAEKQDKLREKMDDLSNAQGDAAALRG; from the coding sequence ATGAAAAAGATCATCATCGCTGCTATCGCTCCTATCGTTATGCTCGGCGCATCAAGCGCATTCGCTAACACACAAGATTGCGCAACACGTGCTAACGCGATCCAGGCTCAAATCCAGGCTGCCCAGCAATACGGCAACACAAACCGCGTTGCTGCACTCCAAAACGCACTGGCACAAGTGAAGGCTAACTGCACGAACGCAGGCCAGTCAGATCGCGCCAACAACCGCGTGCAAGACAAGCAACGTAACGTGCGCAAAGCACAAGACGAAGTGCGTCAAGCTGAATCGAAACTGCGTGAAGCACAAGCTCGCGGCGACGCACGCCGGATCCAGCAAGCTCAGTCGAAACTGGCTGAAAAGCAAGACAAGCTGCGCGAAAAGATGGACGACCTGAGCAACGCGCAAGGTGATGCAGCTGCTCTGCGTGGCTAA
- a CDS encoding fimbria/pilus outer membrane usher protein, with protein sequence MSKGSISSVCGVLLLAPVVSHAGESPTSSEDGNAEFNAAIRRALTVQSVAPQNRDEKYALAHGFAAGADTAHSDSGTENDDDDDDDDSSTQANAIPDDVFAQAIRNALSGKPSDILTGPREEEGDYRKADATIKVAVYANGHWSGYSWLTLKEDGRPCAEVSDWLSWGVTSIVKFVHEDDTDNPHCMIPQRPPRKDVVEPADSDDDDSDPEAAHLHYDKLRQQLTVRIDESMMSRSRDTVPPWRLAYGMPAVRLGYQINGSQSTGNNYASAEHHATFYGGFDLGANFGPWRFRSEQNYSRETTGKPKWERVSTYIQRDIVPWRSKLLAGEGVTDSLLFDSMPFTGAQLMTEDNLLPDYLAAFTPVVRGVAKSTAEVFVRQHGIRFYQAVVAPGPFTLYDVRPPASSGDITVTVREADGTEHVSIVPYISMPLLVHKKVVKYALNVGRYRRASGSQGFTQPEFFQATAGIGLPYRISTFAGVLNARDYRSIAAGVGWDLAKAGSLSLDVTRSNVQDASLTDNPVGNRVRVRYAKSFASTGTGLNLDFRRYLGGHFRSLSDMLQRRADISYWRELLGDDGDDDGTIAKSMAPEVPPRTALRLDIQQNVGDTGNVYATLINNRFGGKRAGRGSLQVGGTWYGGHFDIDAQAGVSRTAKINSTTFQVSVSIPLSMGKRKQTLRYEASASRDDDGLKWGNKLSGSALRDYRLNYTLSQQQSKSAGAEGTASVSYQADAGRVDVSYGQGRDYRKIDMGIAGSVIGYKDGVVLGQSLGDTIAILDAPGFPDISVDGQLATRTDARGRAVVSYVTPYRINRLGLDSLDVGNDLDYHTLFREVAPVSGAILYVPIKPQPLIPVKTD encoded by the coding sequence GTGTCCAAAGGTTCAATTTCCTCCGTATGCGGCGTGCTGTTGCTCGCTCCTGTCGTGAGTCATGCCGGCGAGTCCCCCACCTCCTCCGAGGATGGCAACGCCGAATTCAATGCCGCTATTCGGCGCGCATTAACTGTCCAGTCTGTCGCGCCTCAAAATCGGGATGAAAAATATGCGCTCGCCCACGGCTTTGCTGCGGGGGCCGATACCGCTCATTCAGATTCCGGCACCGAGAACGACGATGACGATGACGACGATGACTCGTCAACGCAAGCCAACGCCATACCCGATGACGTCTTCGCGCAGGCGATCCGCAATGCCTTATCTGGCAAACCCAGCGATATCCTCACCGGCCCACGCGAGGAAGAAGGCGATTACCGCAAAGCCGATGCCACGATCAAAGTTGCGGTCTATGCCAATGGGCACTGGAGCGGCTATTCATGGCTCACGCTGAAAGAAGATGGCCGTCCGTGCGCGGAGGTTTCTGACTGGCTCTCATGGGGCGTCACGTCTATCGTCAAGTTCGTCCATGAAGACGACACGGACAATCCACACTGCATGATTCCGCAGCGCCCGCCACGCAAGGACGTAGTCGAGCCCGCAGACAGCGACGATGACGATAGCGACCCGGAAGCAGCCCACTTGCACTACGACAAGCTGCGCCAGCAGCTAACCGTGCGTATCGACGAGTCGATGATGAGCCGCTCCCGGGACACCGTGCCGCCATGGCGGCTGGCCTACGGCATGCCCGCAGTACGGCTGGGCTATCAGATCAACGGTTCGCAGAGCACCGGCAACAACTACGCCAGTGCGGAACATCACGCCACGTTCTATGGCGGCTTCGATCTCGGAGCGAACTTCGGTCCGTGGCGCTTTCGCTCAGAGCAGAACTATTCGCGCGAAACCACTGGCAAGCCTAAATGGGAGCGCGTTTCGACCTACATCCAGCGCGATATCGTGCCGTGGCGCAGCAAGCTGCTGGCCGGAGAAGGCGTCACGGATAGCCTGCTGTTCGACAGCATGCCGTTCACCGGTGCGCAGTTGATGACCGAAGACAACTTGCTGCCCGACTATCTCGCGGCTTTCACGCCAGTGGTTCGAGGGGTCGCAAAAAGCACCGCGGAAGTGTTCGTGCGCCAGCACGGCATCCGTTTCTATCAGGCCGTCGTGGCTCCTGGGCCCTTCACGCTGTATGACGTGCGGCCACCAGCTAGCAGCGGCGACATCACCGTCACCGTCCGTGAAGCGGATGGCACCGAACACGTGTCGATCGTCCCCTACATCTCGATGCCATTACTGGTTCACAAAAAGGTCGTGAAATACGCGCTCAACGTGGGCCGCTATCGCCGTGCCTCGGGCAGCCAGGGTTTTACTCAGCCAGAGTTTTTTCAGGCCACGGCGGGTATCGGCTTGCCCTACCGCATCAGCACTTTCGCCGGCGTATTAAACGCGCGGGACTATCGCAGCATTGCAGCTGGAGTAGGCTGGGATCTGGCGAAAGCGGGCTCGCTCTCGCTCGATGTCACCCGCTCGAACGTGCAGGACGCCTCGCTCACCGACAACCCGGTCGGCAACCGGGTGCGCGTGCGCTACGCCAAATCATTTGCATCAACGGGCACCGGGCTCAATCTCGACTTTCGGCGTTACCTCGGCGGGCATTTCCGCTCGCTGTCAGACATGCTCCAGCGGCGCGCAGATATCAGCTACTGGCGCGAGCTCCTGGGCGACGATGGAGACGACGACGGCACCATCGCCAAATCAATGGCACCCGAAGTGCCGCCGCGCACCGCGCTTCGTCTGGACATCCAGCAGAACGTTGGCGATACCGGCAATGTCTACGCGACGCTCATCAACAACCGCTTTGGCGGCAAGCGCGCTGGCCGGGGCTCGCTGCAGGTGGGCGGCACCTGGTACGGCGGCCACTTCGACATAGATGCCCAGGCGGGCGTCAGCCGGACGGCCAAAATAAATAGCACGACGTTTCAGGTCAGCGTGTCGATCCCGCTGTCGATGGGAAAACGCAAACAGACCCTACGCTACGAAGCCTCGGCTTCACGCGACGACGACGGCCTGAAGTGGGGCAACAAGCTCTCTGGCTCAGCGCTGCGCGATTACCGGCTGAATTACACCTTAAGCCAGCAGCAGTCCAAATCAGCAGGGGCCGAAGGTACCGCTAGCGTGTCCTATCAGGCCGATGCAGGACGGGTGGATGTGAGTTATGGCCAAGGCCGGGATTACCGCAAGATCGACATGGGCATTGCAGGCAGCGTGATTGGCTACAAAGATGGGGTCGTACTAGGGCAATCGCTGGGAGACACCATCGCCATCCTCGACGCGCCGGGCTTTCCGGATATCAGCGTAGACGGCCAGCTAGCAACTCGCACCGATGCGCGCGGACGTGCGGTGGTTTCTTATGTAACGCCCTATCGCATCAACCGCTTAGGCCTCGACAGCCTTGATGTGGGAAACGATCTCGACTATCACACGCTGTTTCGTGAAGTCGCGCCGGTGTCGGGCGCAATCCTCTATGTCCCAATCAAGCCGCAGCCGTTAATTCCGGTTAAAACCGATTAA
- a CDS encoding OsmC family protein, giving the protein MECKVSWMGQDGMAFTAETGSGHLVAMDGAPEGGGRNLAPRPMEMVLLGTGGCTAYDVVMILKKSRQAIVNCTVTLKAERASEDPKVFTKIHFHFTVTGKNLNPATVERALNLSQDKYCSASIMLAKTAELTHSFEIVPV; this is encoded by the coding sequence ATGGAATGCAAAGTAAGCTGGATGGGGCAAGACGGGATGGCATTTACGGCCGAAACTGGCAGCGGCCATCTGGTCGCAATGGATGGTGCGCCGGAAGGCGGTGGACGCAATCTGGCACCGCGTCCAATGGAAATGGTCCTGCTCGGCACAGGTGGCTGCACGGCCTATGACGTCGTGATGATTCTGAAAAAGAGCCGCCAGGCAATCGTCAACTGCACGGTCACGCTCAAGGCGGAACGTGCCAGCGAAGATCCCAAGGTGTTCACGAAAATTCATTTTCACTTCACCGTGACGGGCAAAAATCTAAACCCCGCAACCGTCGAACGGGCACTGAATCTATCGCAGGACAAATATTGTTCCGCGTCGATCATGCTGGCTAAAACCGCCGAGCTAACTCATTCGTTCGAGATCGTCCCGGTCTGA
- a CDS encoding DUF3025 domain-containing protein has product MRPVTSLHPAAAEHPAPAASFAAIDWQKPWFAPFAPRGARWQRAALAGEQNWLQVLNADAQQSGQSTGRGLPLTFVAQHMLAPGSAYEAHIAATGCVPTRHNLHDFFNALVWFRFPQIKAVLNARQAHAIETQGIGPTRGSKRDALTLFDENALLFVSSDPALSAALREFDWSRLFTTERTAWGQRCEAHSFGHALLEKLVTPYKACTAHTWIVEAPAVYFSWPLGQRDAWLDSTVSAGLAALPTLTSRMFAPLPVLGIPGWWADNQCPSFYADVAVFRPGRRNGGR; this is encoded by the coding sequence ATGCGACCGGTGACCAGCCTTCATCCTGCGGCCGCTGAGCATCCCGCTCCAGCGGCGTCATTTGCTGCGATTGACTGGCAGAAGCCATGGTTCGCACCGTTTGCACCGCGTGGTGCCCGCTGGCAGCGCGCGGCGCTGGCCGGCGAGCAAAACTGGCTCCAGGTGCTCAATGCCGATGCGCAGCAGTCAGGCCAGAGCACCGGCCGTGGCCTGCCGCTGACGTTTGTCGCACAGCACATGCTGGCACCCGGCAGCGCTTATGAGGCGCATATCGCCGCCACCGGGTGTGTACCGACGCGTCACAATCTCCATGATTTTTTCAATGCGCTGGTCTGGTTCCGGTTTCCGCAGATCAAAGCGGTGCTAAACGCACGTCAGGCACACGCGATCGAGACGCAAGGCATTGGACCCACTCGTGGCAGCAAACGCGATGCGCTGACCCTGTTCGACGAAAACGCACTGCTGTTTGTTTCGAGCGACCCGGCTTTGAGCGCGGCGCTCCGGGAGTTTGACTGGTCGAGGTTATTCACCACGGAACGCACTGCCTGGGGGCAGCGCTGCGAAGCACACAGTTTTGGCCATGCGCTACTGGAAAAGCTAGTGACGCCTTATAAAGCCTGCACCGCCCATACGTGGATCGTGGAGGCACCTGCGGTTTACTTTTCATGGCCGCTTGGCCAACGGGACGCATGGCTGGACAGCACCGTTAGCGCGGGCCTCGCGGCGCTTCCCACATTGACCAGCCGAATGTTTGCGCCACTACCCGTGCTGGGTATTCCGGGCTGGTGGGCGGATAACCAGTGCCCGTCCTTTTATGCCGATGTGGCGGTGTTTCGCCCGGGCCGTCGCAACGGCGGCCGGTAA
- the pyrC gene encoding dihydroorotase — MTTAQSSSAALTLTRPDDWHLHVRDGAMLAAVLPHTARQFARAIIMPNLKPPVTTTAQAEAYRARIVAALPPGVQFEPLMTLYLTDNTPADEIRRARASGVVHGVKLYPAGATTNSDAGVTDVMKCAKTLEAMQDAGMPLLVHGEVTDSAIDLFDREKVFIERVMEPLRRAFPALKVVFEHITTKDAADYVRDADAAPGLLGATITAHHLLYNRNAMFIGGIRPHYYCLPVLKRETHRLALVEAATSGNPRFFLGTDSAPHPKGLKQQACGCAGCYTALHALELYAEAFDQAGALERLEGFASFFGADFYGLPRNSEQITLARESWTLPDELMVGDASVVPLGGGEAIGWRLR, encoded by the coding sequence ATGACCACTGCCCAATCTTCTTCTGCCGCATTGACGCTCACCCGCCCTGACGACTGGCATCTTCACGTGCGCGACGGCGCGATGCTTGCCGCCGTGCTACCGCATACCGCGCGCCAGTTTGCCCGCGCGATCATCATGCCGAACCTGAAACCACCGGTCACCACCACGGCCCAGGCCGAGGCATACCGCGCACGGATCGTTGCAGCGCTTCCACCAGGCGTGCAGTTCGAACCGCTGATGACGTTATATCTGACCGATAACACGCCCGCCGACGAGATTCGCCGGGCCCGCGCGAGCGGCGTGGTGCATGGCGTCAAGCTGTATCCGGCCGGGGCGACGACCAACTCGGATGCGGGCGTGACCGACGTGATGAAGTGCGCGAAAACCCTCGAAGCGATGCAGGACGCTGGCATGCCACTGCTGGTGCATGGCGAAGTCACGGATAGCGCGATTGATCTGTTCGACCGCGAAAAAGTATTTATTGAACGTGTGATGGAGCCGTTGCGGCGCGCGTTTCCGGCACTCAAGGTGGTGTTCGAGCACATCACCACCAAGGACGCAGCAGATTACGTGCGCGATGCCGATGCGGCTCCTGGCTTGCTGGGCGCGACGATCACCGCGCATCACCTGCTGTACAACCGGAACGCGATGTTTATCGGCGGAATTCGTCCGCATTACTACTGTTTGCCGGTGCTCAAGCGTGAAACGCATCGCCTGGCACTGGTCGAGGCCGCGACCTCGGGTAATCCACGTTTTTTCCTCGGCACCGACAGCGCGCCGCATCCAAAAGGGCTTAAGCAACAGGCGTGCGGGTGTGCGGGCTGTTACACCGCGCTGCATGCCCTTGAGCTGTATGCCGAAGCCTTCGATCAGGCGGGCGCGCTTGAGCGGCTTGAAGGGTTCGCCAGCTTTTTCGGCGCGGATTTTTACGGCTTGCCGCGCAATTCAGAGCAAATCACGCTGGCGCGCGAATCATGGACGCTGCCGGATGAACTGATGGTCGGCGACGCATCCGTGGTGCCGCTGGGCGGCGGCGAAGCGATTGGCTGGCGCTTGCGCTGA
- a CDS encoding class II glutamine amidotransferase, with protein sequence MCQLLGMNCAAPTDVTFSFTGFAARGGVTDHHADGWGIAFFEDKACRLFIDHQPSATSPIAEMVKRYPIKSKNTIAHIRKATQGHILLENSHPFMRELWGRHWIFAHNGDLQNYQPVLNGVYQPVGNTDSERAFCAVLQGLREAFPGTQQPPLEALFATLERLTRDITQYGVFNFLLSNGQALFAHCSTHLHYLVRRWPFSTAHLVDADVSIDFAKYTTPEDRVAVIATQPLTDDEVWSAFEPGDLLMFQHGEVIGQVNIPVPPAVLEKARNPASDPSASATMKRSSAAVLSETLAAAAFES encoded by the coding sequence ATGTGCCAACTTCTCGGAATGAACTGCGCCGCGCCAACCGACGTCACGTTCTCATTTACCGGCTTTGCGGCGCGCGGCGGCGTCACCGATCATCACGCCGACGGCTGGGGAATTGCCTTCTTCGAAGATAAAGCCTGCCGTCTCTTTATCGACCATCAACCGTCAGCCACCTCGCCCATCGCCGAGATGGTCAAGCGTTATCCGATCAAGTCGAAGAACACCATTGCGCACATTCGCAAAGCCACTCAGGGGCACATCCTGCTGGAAAACAGCCACCCGTTCATGCGCGAACTCTGGGGCCGTCACTGGATTTTTGCCCACAACGGCGACCTGCAAAACTACCAGCCGGTGCTAAACGGGGTGTATCAGCCAGTGGGCAATACCGATAGCGAACGTGCTTTTTGCGCGGTACTGCAAGGCTTGCGCGAAGCGTTTCCGGGCACGCAGCAACCGCCGCTTGAAGCACTCTTCGCCACACTAGAGCGCCTCACACGCGACATCACCCAGTACGGCGTCTTCAATTTCCTGCTGTCGAACGGCCAGGCGCTATTCGCTCATTGCTCAACGCACCTGCACTATCTGGTGCGCCGCTGGCCGTTTTCCACCGCGCATCTAGTCGACGCGGATGTTTCAATCGACTTCGCCAAATACACCACGCCTGAAGATCGCGTCGCCGTGATCGCCACCCAGCCGCTAACCGACGACGAAGTATGGAGCGCGTTCGAACCCGGTGACCTGCTGATGTTCCAGCACGGTGAGGTGATCGGTCAGGTGAATATTCCCGTGCCGCCTGCGGTACTCGAAAAAGCCCGCAATCCAGCATCTGATCCATCCGCGTCCGCGACGATGAAGCGCAGCAGCGCTGCCGTTCTGAGTGAAACGCTGGCCGCCGCTGCGTTCGAGTCCTGA